GCGGAGCGCTTCGAGGAGGCGGGCCGGCTGCGCGACCGCGTGCGCGCGGTCGAGCGCACCGTCGAGTCACAGGCCATGGTCTCGCGCCAGTTCGTGGACCGCGACGCGTTCGGCATCGCGCGCGAGGGGCCGCGGCTGGAGATCCAGGCGCTGCACGTGAGACAGGGCAAGATCGCGGGCAGCGCCTCGTACCAGTTCCGCGACGTGGCGGGCGACGACGCCGAGGCGCTCGGCTCGTTCCTGACCCAGTTCTACGCCGAGCGCGAGATCCCGCGCGAGGTGCTGGTACCGGTCGAGCTCGAGAGCGCCGCGGCGTTCGAGGAGCTGTGGCGCGAGCGCGCCGGGCACGCGGTCGAGATCGCGCTGCCCAAACGCGGCGAACGCCGCCGGCTGGTCGAGCTCGCGACCCGGAACGCCGCGCTCGCGCTCCAGGCGCGCGACCAGAAGGAGCAGAACACGGCCGAGCTGCTCGAGTCGGTGCGCGAGGCGCTGCGGCTCGAGCGCGTGCCCGTCACGATCGAGTGCTACGACATCTCGCACCTGCAGGGCAGTCTGGGCGTGGCGTCGCGGGTCTCGTTCGTAGACGCGCGCCCGAACAAGGCCGGCTACCGGAAATACAAGCTGCGCGAGACCCAGCCGGGCGACGACTACGGAGCCATGCGCGAGGTGCTGCGCCGGCGGCTCGAGAGACTCGAGAGCGAGCCCGCGCCCGACCTCCTGCTGCTCGACGGCGGCAAGGGCCAGCTCAACGCGGCGCGCGCGCTGTTCACGGACCTGGGCGTCGAGGGCATCGCGCTGGCCTCGCTGGCCAAGGAGCGCGACGAGGAGTCAGCCTCACCGCGCGTCTTGCGCCACGGCGGGCAGAAGCGCGAGAAGCTGTTCCTGCCGGCCGTGAAGGACCCGATCCTGCTTGCGACCGACTCGCCGGCGCTCTTGCTCCTGCAGCGGGTGCGCGACGAGTCACACCGCTTCGCGATCTCCTATCACCGCGAGCTGCGCCGCAAGTCGCAGTTCCGCTCGATCCTCGACGAGCTGCCGGGCATCGGCCCGACCCGCCGGCGCGCGCTGCTGCGCCACCTGGGCAGCCTGGAGAAGGTGCGCGCCGCGACGCTCGAGGAGCTCGCAGCGGTGCCCAAGCTGGGCCGGCGCGCGGCTGCCATCGTGCACCGCTTCTTCCACCCCGAGGTGCCCGCTGAAGTAACCCCGCCCGAGCTGACCCCATCCGAGGTGACCGACGGGGTCAAGTCGGACACACCCGCCGCCGATCCTACCCCCGAGTCGGACCTTTCCTAGTCCGTTCGGGAGCGGGACATGCGTGGGAAGCTCGTGGTTGCCGCGGCTTGCCTGTCACTCTGCGCGTTCGCTGCCGGCGCGCGGGCCGATCTGTACCGTTGGGTCGACTCCGAGGGCCAGGTGCACGTGACCGACGACCGCGCCCAGGTGCCCCCGGGCGCGACGGTGACCGTGCAGCCGACGCGCGGCAAGAAGCCCGCGAGTGCGCCGGCGCCCACCAGCGCCCCCAGCCCCGCGGCGGCAAGTCCGGCGCAGCCCGCCAGCAAGCGCTCCGCCTCGCGCGTGCTCGCGCTGGAGCCGCAGGACGGCTCGCGGCCCGGACGGGTGCACGTGCTGCACTTCGAGAAGGCGAGTCACGAGATCTCGCTCAACGTGACCCTCGCCGACCGCGCCCAGTGCGAGTTCAAGGTCGACACGGGCGCCTCGCTCAACACCGTGCCCGCCTGGGTGGTACGCGAGCTGGGGATCGAGATCGACGACGACACGCCGCGCATCTCGCTGGTGGGCATCTCGGGCAAGCCCGCGCTCGTGCCGCTGATCGTGATGCCGCTCGTGCGCGTGGGCGACGTCGCCGTCGAGAACGTCGAGATGGCGGTGCTCGACACCATGAGCGAGGGCCTGCTCGGCATGCCCTTCTTCAATCACTTCCAAGTGGCGATCGACCCGGCCCAGGGCGAGCTGCGACTCACCGAGATCGACCTGTCCAAGGTCGACGGCGTGTACGACGGCATGAACGAGGCCGCCTGGCGCCAGCGCTTCCGTCAGCTGCACGAGCGGCTGGCCATGATCCAACGCGCGCGCGAGAAGGTGCCCGAGGAGTCGGAGACCATCGCCGCGAACTACCTCGACAAGCTCGACAAGCTGGAGAGCGCGGCGCAGCACGAGCTCGACGAGCTCGAAGACCGCGCGCAGGCCGCCGGCGTTCCGCCCGGCTGGCGGTGAGAAGCGCGGTCCTCCGCAGCGGGAAAGCTTTTCTCCTTGCGCCGGCAGCCCCGAGAGCGCTCCGCGCCACGGGGCTGCGCAACTCCTGACGCAGCTGGGTGTAGGGCGGGGTGATTCGCGCGAACGCCCGGCGGGAGCCGCGTTTGGCACCGAGCTTGCTACTCACGCGGCGCATGTCGCCGTTTCACCGGAAGATCGTCGAGCTCCTGGAAGGTCGCTACGGAGTCAGCCCTGCGTTTGCAGAGCAGTTCGTGCCGGTCTTCGAACAGGTCGCGCAGAGCCGCCCGTCGTCGGATGACTGGGAGGCGCTGATGGCCTGCCTCGCCTCGGCCTACCGCTCGCTGCCGCAGGCCGAAGACAAGACGCTCGCCGAGGCCCAGGTGCTGGTCGGGCAGTTCGTGGGCGAGCTGCAGAAGATCGACGAGTCACTGAAGGTGGTCGGCGTGTTCCTCGAGCGGCTGCGCGAGCAGCTCGGCGCCCCCCAGGTCCTGCGCACGCTGCACTGACCGGCGTCCCTCTACTCCTCCTGCTGGCGCCGTTTGCGGCGGGAATCTGGCTCGAGGACGGGCTCGAGCTCGAGCCGGCATGGGCTGCCGGCGCGGCGGGCGTGCTCGCTGCGCTGTGGGCGCTGTTTCCGCGCAGCCGGACTGCCGAAGCGGCGCTCGGCGGGGCGCTCGGCGCCCTCGCGCTGGGCCTGCGCCTGCACGCCCCCGTGCCGACGGCGGAGCCCGGCCCGGTGGCGGTCACCCTGCTCGAGGCACCGCGCGCCAGTCATGGCGCGTGCCGGGTCACCGTGTGGCTGCACGGGGCGCGGCCGGGCCGGGCGCTGCTGCTCGCGCGCGGCGAGGCCTGCGAGTTGCTCCCCGGCCAGCAGGCGCTCGCGCGCGTGCGGCTCGAGCCGCTGCGCCCGCCCTCGAACCCGGGCGCGAGTGACTCGCCGCGGCGCCTCGCGCGCCGCGGCGTGCTGCGGCTGGCGAGGCAGAGCGGCGAGGCGCTGGCCCCGATCGGTCTTCCGCCGCAGGGCCCGGCCGCCCTCTTGGAACGCGCCCGCCGGCACGTGGCCGAGACCCTCGATCCGCCCGCGCTGCCCACGCGCGCCGGGGCGCTCTTGCGCGCCATGGCCGTCGCCGACACCTCGCGTCTCGACGAGCCGCTGCGCGCCGCCTTCTCCGACTCGGGCACGACGCACCTGTTGTCGGTCTCGGGCACGCACATCGTGTGGGTGTTCTGGCTGACACAGATCTGTGTCACCGGGCTGCTCGGCCGCCTGCGCGCGTTGGCGTGGGTGCGCGCCGCGCGCGCGGCGGGCATGGTCGCTGCGGCGGCAGCCGGGCTCGGCTACGCGGCGCTGTGCGGACTGGAGGCGCCGGCGCTGCGCTCGGCGGCGATGGCTGCGGCGGGCGGCATCGCCTTGCTCGGCGGACGCCGCGGGCTGGGCTGGAACGCGCTGGCCGCCGCGGCCCTGGTCGTGCTCGCGTTCGATCCGGGAGCGCTCTTCGAGGCGTCGTTCCAGATGTCGTTCGCGGCCGTGGCGGGGCTCCTGCTGTGGCGGGCGCCGGCGGGCGCGCTGCGCGGTCTGGCGCACGCCTCGCTGGCCGCGGGCACGATCACCGCGCCGCTCGCGGCCGGGCTGGGCGCGCCCCTGCCGGCCGGCTGGCTGCTCGCCAACGCGCTCGCGGTGCCCTGGTTCGGCGCCGCGGTCGTGCCGCCGGCGCTCGCGGCCGGGCTGGTGCCGGTGCTGGCCCCGCTGGCACGGGCCGCGGCGGAGCTCGGGGTGCGAGGGCTCGAGCTGCTCGCGACGCCCGACCTGCTCGCGGGCCCGCGCGACCGCGTCGCGCGGGCCGCTCTGTTCGCCGCGCTGGCCTACGGAGCGCGCGGCGCCGCGCAGCGGCGGCGCGCGCTCTGCGCGTGCTCGGCCGCCGTCGCCGCGCTGAGTCTCTGGCTGGCGTGGCCGGCGGAGAACGAGCCCGTCGACGCCCCGCGACTCACCTTCTTCGACGTGGGTCACGGCGATGCGGTGCTGGTGCGCGCCGGGCGGCACGCGTGGCTGGTCGACACGGGCACGCGCGCGGCCGACTTCGATGCCGGGCGTTCGGTCGTCGTGCCGGGCTTGCGCGCGCTCGGCGTGCGCCAGCTCGATGCACTGGCGCTGACTCACGCCGACCTGGACCACGTGGGCGGTGCGCCCGCCGTGCTCGCCGGGGTGCCCGTCGGCGAGCTGTGGCTCGGCCGCGAGACACACGCCGCCCCGGCGCTGCGTCCGCTGCGCCTGGCAGCGGCGCGGCTGGGCGTGCGCGTCCGGATCATCGCCGCGGGTGACGCGCTCGGCGTGAGCGAGCTCGCGCTGCGCGTGCACTGGCCGCCGGTCGAGTATCTCGCTCCGACCACGAACGCCGGGTCACTCGTGCTGCAGGTCGGCGGTCCGCGGGCCTGTGCGCTGCTCGGCGGCGACGCGCCCGGCGCGGTCGAGCGCGCGCTCGCCGGCACACTCCCGCAGTGCGACGTGCTCAAGCTCGGTCACCACGGCAGCGCGACTTCGAGCGATCCGGAGTGGCTCGATGCGCTCGAGCCCGTGGTCGCGATCGCCAGCGCGGGCCGCCGCCCGCGCTCGCCGCTGCCGCACCCGGCGGTGCGCGCACGTCTGGGCGCGCGCGCGATCAGCCTGTGGGAGACACGCCGCGCCGGCGCGCTCGACGTCGAGCTCGCGCGGCCGGGTCCGCGCGTCGCGCCCTGGCTGAATCCGGAGTGGCGCGACTGGTAAGATCCCGCGCCGATGGCTCGCAGGCCCGACAACGTCGACCCGGAGACCTGGAAGGCGCAGCGCGCCGCGCACTGGAAGCGGGTGAATCGCGTCTGGAACGTGCTGATGGTGCTCGCCATCCTGCTGGTCGCTTTGCGCTGGTTCGGCTGGCTACCGGGATTCGGCTAGCACGTAGCGGCGCACCGCCTCGAGCAGACTCGAAGCATCGGCTCCGATCCGCACCGCGGCGCAGCCCACCGCGCGCGCCAGGCCCACGTCGCTGTCCTGGTCGCCGATCACCCAGCTGCGCGCGAGATCCACCGCCAGCTCGCGCTGCGCGCGCACGACCAGCCCCGGCCGCGGCTTGCGGCACTCACAGCCCGCGTCCGGCCGGTGCGGGCAGTGGTAGTCGGCGTCGAGCTCCGCGCCGTGCGCGGCGAAGTCCCGGCGCAGGTGCGCCTGGAAGCGCCCGTAGTCGTCTTCGCCGTACAGACCGCGTCCGATCCCGGACTGGTTGGTGACGATCGCGGTCCCGAAGCCCGCGGCGCGCAGCGCGCGCACCGCCTCGTAGGCGCCCGGCAACGGCGCGTAGTCCTCGAGCTTGTGCACGTAGCCGCGGTCCTCGATCAGCGTGCCGTCGCGGTCGAGGAACACGAAGGGGCGAGTCACTTCGCCTCCTCGCAGCCCTCGGGCCGGTGACCCGGCTTCTCGCGATGGGCCTTCACGAACGCCGTCAGGTCGCCGCCCAGGCCGGCGAGCTCGCGCTCGAAGCAAGGCACCAGGCCCAAGTAGTCGCGGTTCCCGACGATCCACGCGTTGCTGAGCTCGAGTGACTGGAAGCGCGCGAAGCGCTGGCTCTTCCAGGGCTGCGCCGCGTACACCTCGGTCTGGTAGCGCGCGAAGATCGGCGCGCGGCGCGCGCGCGCTTCTTCGGGCGTGAGCTTCTCGGCGTAGAGCGCATCGAGCGCGTTGCGCAGCTCGTTCAACAGGCGCGCGAACGTGAGCTCGTCGGCGAAGGCCTCACGGGCGCGTTCGGCGAGCTCGGGCCGGTCGGCGAAATACTGCAGCGTCGCGTGGTGCGCGACGAACGTGGCCAGGCTCTCGTCGTAGGACACGTCGCTCGGCACGTACACCGTGAGGTGGGTCTGCTCGTGGATCGCGGTGTCGACCAGCTCCTCGATCGGCCAGCGCAGGATCGGGCGGGGCAGCGGGTCCTCGAACCAGCCCAGCGTGGAGTAGAGCGGCGAGGGCCGCAGATACACGTCGAGGCCCTCCGAGCGCAGCTCGTCGGCGAAGGCCTGCGCGCGCGCCGCGTCGAAGTAGCCGCGGTACGACACGCTGCCCACGATCGGGAACCACCACTCCACCGGCCGCAGCGCGTTCGCGGGCGCGGCGGTCACCACCTGCACCAGCCAGTCCTTCCCCGTGTCGGCCAGGCGGCTGTAGCTTGTGGTCTGCCTGAGGCCGAGCGACTCTCCGAAGGCGATCGCGCTGCGGAACGCCTCGTAGTTGGTGCGCTCCTCGGGCGGCAGCTGGGCGATCTTCTCGGGCGTGAGTGACTCGCGCGACCACAGGAGCCGGAGCTGCCCGATGCCCACGTGAGTGAGATAGGACAGCATGTTGTCGGCGCGCGCGGACGCGCCGGGGAGGAGGAGCCAGAGTGCGCAGGCGAGCGCCCGCCGAAAGCTGGATCGCCCGGCTCGAGGCGCCGCAGGCCGAGGCGGAGCGCCTGGTGGCCGAGCTGTGGTCACTCGGCACCTCCGGCATCGAGGAGCGCGCCGCCGACGGCGCGCTCGAGCGGGTCGAGCTGCGCGCGTGGTTCGCGGCCGCGGGCGCGCCCGCCGAGGCGCTGCGCGCGCTGGCCGACCCGGCGCGCGCGGTCCGGCTCGTGGAGCTCGCGCCCGTGGTGGCGCAGGACTGGGAGGTCGCCTGGCGCGCGGGGCTCGCGCCCCGGCGCATCGGCGGGCTGTGGGTGCGGCCGAGCTTCTGCGCCCAGGCCGGCTCGCCCGAGCTCGTGATCGACCCGCAGCAGGCGTTCGGCTCGGGCGAGCACGCGACCACCCGGCTCTCGCTCGAGCTCTTGCAGGAGGCGCTGCGGCCCGGAGACACGGTGCTCGACCTCGGCACCGGCAGCGGGATCCTGGGCCTGGGCGCGCTGCGCCGCGGCGCGGCGGCCGCGACCGGCATCGACGCCGATCCCGTGGCGCTGGTGAACGCGGCCGAGAACCGCGCGCGCAACGGGCTGCCGCTGCGTCTGGCCTGCGCCACGCTCGACGCGCTCGCGCCCGGGGCGCGCTTCGACGTGGTGGTCGCGAACCTCCTCTTGCACGAGCTCCTGCCGTGTCTCGCCGACCTGCTCGCGCGCGCGCGGCGCGTGGCGATCCTCTCCGGCTATCTCGCGCGCGAACGAGTCAGCCTGGAGCGGGCGCTCGCGAGTCACCCGTTCGCGACCGCCCGGGAGTCGAGCGAGATCCAGTCCGGCGACCGCTGGTGCGCGCGCCTGTTGACTCAAGCCGCGGCCCGGTAGGCGTCGAGCAGCGCGTCGAAGGCGTCGTCCGCGGAGCGCTGCGGCGCCCAGCCGAGCGCGCGCAGGCGGCTGGCGTCGCCCGCGAACGCCACGCCGTCGGGCGGGAGCTCGCGGAAGCGCGCGGGGTCGACTTCGACCCGCGGCCGCGCGCTCGAGCGCGCGATCAGGCGCTCGAGCACGGATCGCATCGAGCGGCGCACGCCCGAGCACACGTTGTACGTGTCACCGCGCGCGCCGCGTTCGAGCAGCAGCACGTAGGCGGCCGCGACGTCGCGCACGTCGGAGTAGTCGCGCACGGGCGCGAGGTTGCCGACGCGCAGCACGGGCTCCTGCGCGCCGCGCTCGATGCGCGCGAGCTGCTCCGCGAACGACGACTCCGCGTACAGCGCCGGCCGGCCCGGCCCGGTGTGATTGAACGGCCGGGCGATCACGGCGTCGAGCCCGGCGTCCTCCACCGCCCAGCCCACGCGCACTTCGCCCGCGGCCTTGGTCGCCGCGTACAGGTTCATGGGCCGCAGCGCATCGCTCTCGACGCGTGCCGGTGCGTCGGCGCGCGCGGGGCCGTAGACCTCGCCGGTGGACACGAACAGGAGCCGGGCGGGCGCGGCCGCGAGCGCGGCCAGCAGTGAATCGAGCGCGAGATAGTTGGCGCGCAGCGCCTCGAGCGGCGCGCGCTCGGCCTCCGCAGGCGCGGCAAGCGCAGCCAGGTGGATCACCTCGACCGGGCGGACCTCGGCCACGAGCCGCGCGAGCGCTCCCCGGTCCCGCAGGTCGCAGGCGCGCCAGTCCACGTCGCCGGCGGCCCCGGGCGGAAGACCCGGCAGGTGCACGCCCACGACCTCGCGGCCGGCGGCGCGCAGGGCGGGAATCAGGTGACCCCCGACGAAGCCGGCGGCGCCCGTGACGAGTGTCCGCACGCGATTCACCGGGCGCG
The Myxococcota bacterium genome window above contains:
- a CDS encoding NAD-dependent epimerase/dehydratase family protein; its protein translation is MNRVRTLVTGAAGFVGGHLIPALRAAGREVVGVHLPGLPPGAAGDVDWRACDLRDRGALARLVAEVRPVEVIHLAALAAPAEAERAPLEALRANYLALDSLLAALAAAPARLLFVSTGEVYGPARADAPARVESDALRPMNLYAATKAAGEVRVGWAVEDAGLDAVIARPFNHTGPGRPALYAESSFAEQLARIERGAQEPVLRVGNLAPVRDYSDVRDVAAAYVLLLERGARGDTYNVCSGVRRSMRSVLERLIARSSARPRVEVDPARFRELPPDGVAFAGDASRLRALGWAPQRSADDAFDALLDAYRAAA
- the uvrC gene encoding excinuclease ABC subunit UvrC, with the protein product MTPLEERIALLPVEPGVYLFRDADARVLYVGKAQSLRARVRSYFNRGGDGRMQVPFLVERIADVEVIATANVKEALLLENQLIKQHKPRFNVRLRDDKNYLALRLDPEEPYPRFTETRRFARDGALYFGPYTSSLSLRETLATLQRIFPLRTCSDPVFRSYRRQGRPCLEHSIGRCAAPCCGRISDEAYGELVSGAALFMRGKAEDLLAELKQRMRAAAEAERFEEAGRLRDRVRAVERTVESQAMVSRQFVDRDAFGIAREGPRLEIQALHVRQGKIAGSASYQFRDVAGDDAEALGSFLTQFYAEREIPREVLVPVELESAAAFEELWRERAGHAVEIALPKRGERRRLVELATRNAALALQARDQKEQNTAELLESVREALRLERVPVTIECYDISHLQGSLGVASRVSFVDARPNKAGYRKYKLRETQPGDDYGAMREVLRRRLERLESEPAPDLLLLDGGKGQLNAARALFTDLGVEGIALASLAKERDEESASPRVLRHGGQKREKLFLPAVKDPILLATDSPALLLLQRVRDESHRFAISYHRELRRKSQFRSILDELPGIGPTRRRALLRHLGSLEKVRAATLEELAAVPKLGRRAAAIVHRFFHPEVPAEVTPPELTPSEVTDGVKSDTPAADPTPESDLS
- a CDS encoding DNA internalization-related competence protein ComEC/Rec2 codes for the protein MLAALWALFPRSRTAEAALGGALGALALGLRLHAPVPTAEPGPVAVTLLEAPRASHGACRVTVWLHGARPGRALLLARGEACELLPGQQALARVRLEPLRPPSNPGASDSPRRLARRGVLRLARQSGEALAPIGLPPQGPAALLERARRHVAETLDPPALPTRAGALLRAMAVADTSRLDEPLRAAFSDSGTTHLLSVSGTHIVWVFWLTQICVTGLLGRLRALAWVRAARAAGMVAAAAAGLGYAALCGLEAPALRSAAMAAAGGIALLGGRRGLGWNALAAAALVVLAFDPGALFEASFQMSFAAVAGLLLWRAPAGALRGLAHASLAAGTITAPLAAGLGAPLPAGWLLANALAVPWFGAAVVPPALAAGLVPVLAPLARAAAELGVRGLELLATPDLLAGPRDRVARAALFAALAYGARGAAQRRRALCACSAAVAALSLWLAWPAENEPVDAPRLTFFDVGHGDAVLVRAGRHAWLVDTGTRAADFDAGRSVVVPGLRALGVRQLDALALTHADLDHVGGAPAVLAGVPVGELWLGRETHAAPALRPLRLAAARLGVRVRIIAAGDALGVSELALRVHWPPVEYLAPTTNAGSLVLQVGGPRACALLGGDAPGAVERALAGTLPQCDVLKLGHHGSATSSDPEWLDALEPVVAIASAGRRPRSPLPHPAVRARLGARAISLWETRRAGALDVELARPGPRVAPWLNPEWRDW
- a CDS encoding aminopeptidase, whose protein sequence is MLSYLTHVGIGQLRLLWSRESLTPEKIAQLPPEERTNYEAFRSAIAFGESLGLRQTTSYSRLADTGKDWLVQVVTAAPANALRPVEWWFPIVGSVSYRGYFDAARAQAFADELRSEGLDVYLRPSPLYSTLGWFEDPLPRPILRWPIEELVDTAIHEQTHLTVYVPSDVSYDESLATFVAHHATLQYFADRPELAERAREAFADELTFARLLNELRNALDALYAEKLTPEEARARRAPIFARYQTEVYAAQPWKSQRFARFQSLELSNAWIVGNRDYLGLVPCFERELAGLGGDLTAFVKAHREKPGHRPEGCEEAK
- a CDS encoding 50S ribosomal protein L11 methyltransferase, translating into MRRRAPAESWIARLEAPQAEAERLVAELWSLGTSGIEERAADGALERVELRAWFAAAGAPAEALRALADPARAVRLVELAPVVAQDWEVAWRAGLAPRRIGGLWVRPSFCAQAGSPELVIDPQQAFGSGEHATTRLSLELLQEALRPGDTVLDLGTGSGILGLGALRRGAAAATGIDADPVALVNAAENRARNGLPLRLACATLDALAPGARFDVVVANLLLHELLPCLADLLARARRVAILSGYLARERVSLERALASHPFATARESSEIQSGDRWCARLLTQAAAR
- a CDS encoding aspartyl protease family protein, with product MRGKLVVAAACLSLCAFAAGARADLYRWVDSEGQVHVTDDRAQVPPGATVTVQPTRGKKPASAPAPTSAPSPAAASPAQPASKRSASRVLALEPQDGSRPGRVHVLHFEKASHEISLNVTLADRAQCEFKVDTGASLNTVPAWVVRELGIEIDDDTPRISLVGISGKPALVPLIVMPLVRVGDVAVENVEMAVLDTMSEGLLGMPFFNHFQVAIDPAQGELRLTEIDLSKVDGVYDGMNEAAWRQRFRQLHERLAMIQRAREKVPEESETIAANYLDKLDKLESAAQHELDELEDRAQAAGVPPGWR
- a CDS encoding HAD family hydrolase, producing MTRPFVFLDRDGTLIEDRGYVHKLEDYAPLPGAYEAVRALRAAGFGTAIVTNQSGIGRGLYGEDDYGRFQAHLRRDFAAHGAELDADYHCPHRPDAGCECRKPRPGLVVRAQRELAVDLARSWVIGDQDSDVGLARAVGCAAVRIGADASSLLEAVRRYVLAESR